In Alkalihalobacillus sp. FSL W8-0930, a single window of DNA contains:
- a CDS encoding NAD(P)/FAD-dependent oxidoreductase has protein sequence MNKPHIVILGAGYGGMITATRLQKKMGDNEAKITLVNKHDYHYQTTWLHEPAAGTMQPERTRMPINSVVDFRKVNFVQDEVVEIKTEDKKVLLKDGELDYDYLVVGLGAEAETFGVPGVKEHAYSKWTVNGARQIKDHIDNCFAKYNNQAEKEEGLLTFVVAGAGFTGIEFIGELSERVPELCKQYDIARDKVKLYVVEAAPTALPGFDPELVEYAMNLLESRGVEFKINTPIKEVTASGVVVGEGEEIKASTVVWATGVRGSSIIERSGFDNMRGRIKVEPDLRAPGHDNIFIIGDCALIINEEINRPYPPTAQIAMQMAEVCASNLQSLVNGGGQLKTFKPDIKGTVASLGGKEAIGAVGSRKLYGGTANFMKKMIDNRYLFMLGGVGLTLKKGKKPF, from the coding sequence GTGAATAAGCCACATATTGTTATTCTTGGTGCTGGGTACGGTGGAATGATTACTGCAACAAGACTCCAAAAAAAAATGGGAGACAATGAAGCAAAAATTACACTAGTAAACAAGCATGACTACCACTATCAAACAACTTGGTTACATGAACCTGCAGCTGGAACGATGCAGCCGGAGCGAACAAGAATGCCAATCAATAGTGTAGTAGACTTCCGCAAAGTGAACTTTGTACAAGACGAAGTGGTTGAAATTAAAACTGAAGACAAAAAAGTTCTTTTAAAGGATGGCGAGTTAGACTATGACTACCTTGTAGTAGGACTCGGTGCAGAAGCAGAAACGTTTGGTGTTCCTGGCGTAAAGGAACATGCTTATAGTAAGTGGACAGTGAACGGTGCAAGACAAATTAAAGATCACATTGATAACTGTTTTGCAAAATACAACAATCAAGCGGAAAAAGAAGAAGGTCTCTTAACGTTTGTTGTAGCGGGAGCTGGATTCACAGGCATTGAGTTTATTGGAGAGTTATCTGAACGTGTACCTGAGCTTTGTAAACAATATGATATTGCGCGTGATAAAGTGAAGCTGTATGTTGTAGAAGCCGCTCCAACAGCTCTTCCAGGATTTGATCCTGAACTCGTTGAATATGCAATGAATTTACTTGAAAGCCGTGGAGTTGAATTCAAAATCAATACACCTATCAAGGAAGTTACAGCTTCTGGAGTGGTTGTTGGTGAAGGCGAAGAGATTAAAGCATCTACAGTAGTTTGGGCTACAGGAGTTCGTGGAAGCTCAATCATTGAACGCTCTGGTTTTGACAACATGCGTGGGCGTATTAAAGTTGAACCTGATCTTCGTGCACCAGGGCATGATAATATCTTTATTATTGGTGACTGTGCACTAATCATTAATGAAGAGATCAATCGTCCGTATCCACCAACTGCTCAAATTGCAATGCAGATGGCTGAAGTATGTGCAAGTAATCTTCAATCATTAGTAAATGGTGGTGGACAACTTAAAACCTTTAAGCCGGACATTAAAGGAACGGTTGCATCACTTGGAGGAAAAGAAGCAATTGGTGCAGTAGGCTCCCGTAAGTTATACGGCGGAACAGCTAACTTCATGAAAAAAATGATTGATAACCGCTACCTGTTTATGCTAGGTGGAGTGGGCCTTACCCTTAAAAAAGGGAAGAAGCCATTTTAA
- a CDS encoding NAD(P)/FAD-dependent oxidoreductase produces the protein MSEQEELYDITIIGGGPTGLFAAFYAGMRKAKVKIIESMPQLGGQLSALYPEKYIYDVAGFPKVKAQDLVEQLTIQAQQFNPDIVLEQAVKHLTKQEDETFIIETDKETHYSKAIIITAGAGAFQPRRLQLEGAEAYESTNLHYFIKDLNAFAGKRVVVLGGGDSALDWSLMLEPLAKEVTIVHRRDKFRAHEHSVQLLEESKVNVMTPYEITGLNGENGVITQVELSEVKGEDKQTIDVDALIVNYGFVSSLGPIKEWGLEIEKNSIVVNSKMETNIKGIYGAGDICTYDGKVKLIATGFGEAPTAVNNAKAYIDPKARLHPGHSTSLF, from the coding sequence ATGTCAGAGCAAGAAGAGTTATATGACATTACCATTATCGGAGGAGGGCCAACTGGTTTATTCGCTGCCTTTTACGCGGGAATGCGAAAAGCAAAGGTGAAAATCATAGAAAGCATGCCACAGCTCGGCGGACAGCTTTCAGCTCTTTATCCTGAAAAATATATATACGACGTAGCAGGGTTTCCTAAGGTAAAGGCTCAGGATCTTGTGGAACAGTTAACCATTCAGGCGCAGCAATTTAACCCTGATATTGTTCTTGAACAAGCTGTTAAACATCTTACGAAACAGGAAGATGAGACTTTTATCATTGAAACAGATAAAGAAACTCATTATTCTAAAGCGATAATCATTACTGCTGGTGCTGGTGCATTCCAACCCCGTCGCCTTCAATTAGAAGGAGCAGAAGCGTACGAATCGACTAATCTTCATTACTTCATTAAAGACCTTAACGCATTTGCAGGCAAACGAGTGGTTGTGTTAGGTGGAGGAGATTCCGCGCTTGACTGGTCACTTATGCTTGAGCCACTTGCTAAGGAAGTGACGATCGTGCACCGTCGAGATAAATTCCGTGCTCATGAGCATAGCGTACAGCTCCTTGAAGAGTCGAAAGTGAATGTGATGACTCCATATGAGATTACTGGATTAAACGGTGAGAATGGAGTCATTACGCAGGTAGAATTAAGTGAGGTAAAAGGTGAAGATAAACAAACCATTGATGTTGACGCACTAATCGTAAACTACGGATTCGTTTCCTCACTAGGACCAATCAAAGAATGGGGTCTTGAAATTGAAAAGAACTCCATCGTTGTGAATTCCAAGATGGAAACAAATATCAAAGGTATCTACGGAGCTGGAGACATTTGTACGTATGATGGCAAAGTCAAATTAATTGCTACTGGTTTTGGTGAAGCACCTACAGCCGTTAATAATGCGAAAGCATATATTGATCCAAAAGCCCGTCTACATCCGGGACATAGTACAAGTTTATTTTAA
- a CDS encoding mannitol-1-phosphate 5-dehydrogenase — MKAVHFGAGNIGRGFIGALLNRAGYEVIFADVNEAIINELNARNEYTVTLASEEGGKEHITGVRGLNSNEDEAALLDEIATADLITTAVGPTILKFIAPVLAKGLTQRSPDAGPVDVIACENAIRATSTLAEYTKDLLSESEWATILEKTGFADAAVDRIVPNQKNEDLLAVSVEPFFEWVVEKTTLKGHNASIEGVTYVDDLIPFIERKLFTVNTGHALAAYFGYQKGLTTIKEAMDDKEVKQKVVDGLNETKLVLVNEYGFDQSEHEAYILKIINRFENPYLSDDIVRVGRGPIRKLGFNDRLVKPARMLIEQGDMPTTLIEAIKAALHFDVADDSESQELQKLLKEKGKKETLLQVTGLEENHPLIKALL, encoded by the coding sequence ATGAAGGCTGTTCATTTTGGAGCAGGAAATATTGGGCGCGGTTTTATCGGCGCCCTTTTAAATAGAGCAGGTTATGAAGTCATTTTTGCCGATGTAAATGAAGCTATTATTAATGAATTGAATGCACGTAACGAATATACGGTTACACTTGCTAGTGAGGAAGGTGGCAAGGAGCATATTACAGGTGTTCGTGGATTGAACAGTAATGAAGACGAAGCCGCTTTACTAGATGAAATTGCAACGGCTGATCTAATTACAACCGCAGTTGGACCAACAATCTTGAAATTTATCGCACCTGTTCTCGCAAAGGGTCTAACGCAGCGTTCTCCTGATGCGGGTCCTGTCGATGTAATCGCATGTGAAAATGCCATTCGCGCAACCTCCACTTTAGCGGAATACACAAAGGATCTATTATCTGAATCAGAGTGGGCTACAATTCTTGAAAAAACGGGATTTGCTGATGCGGCAGTTGATCGAATTGTCCCGAATCAGAAAAATGAAGATTTATTGGCTGTTTCAGTTGAGCCATTTTTTGAATGGGTGGTTGAAAAGACAACCCTTAAAGGCCATAATGCCTCAATTGAAGGAGTAACATATGTTGATGATTTAATTCCGTTCATTGAGCGCAAATTATTCACAGTAAATACAGGGCACGCATTAGCCGCTTACTTTGGCTATCAGAAAGGTCTTACGACGATTAAAGAAGCAATGGATGATAAAGAGGTTAAGCAAAAAGTGGTTGATGGATTAAATGAAACAAAGCTGGTGCTTGTTAATGAATACGGGTTTGATCAATCAGAGCATGAAGCGTACATCTTAAAAATTATTAATCGTTTTGAGAATCCGTACTTGTCCGATGATATTGTGCGAGTAGGTAGAGGACCGATTCGAAAATTAGGATTTAACGATCGTTTAGTGAAGCCAGCTAGAATGCTAATAGAGCAAGGTGACATGCCAACCACTCTAATCGAGGCAATAAAGGCAGCCTTACATTTTGATGTCGCTGATGACTCAGAAAGCCAGGAGCTTCAAAAGCTCTTAAAAGAAAAAGGCAAAAAAGAAACGTTATTACAAGTTACAGGTCTTGAGGAAAATCACCCATTAATTAAAGCATTACTATAA
- a CDS encoding PTS sugar transporter subunit IIA has product MTNSILKQDNIVVGAQAKTKEEAIEEAGTLLADRGYVTSEYVAKMHEREELTSTFMGNMLAIPHGTEEAKGEVKESGISILLYNNPIDWDGNDVRIVIGIAGKGNEHLDILSKIAIACSEEENVEKLLESKSSEEVLSFFSEVNE; this is encoded by the coding sequence ATGACAAATTCAATTCTGAAACAAGACAATATTGTAGTAGGCGCACAAGCAAAAACGAAAGAGGAAGCAATTGAGGAAGCAGGTACACTTCTGGCTGATCGTGGATACGTAACGAGTGAGTACGTAGCAAAAATGCACGAACGTGAAGAGTTAACTTCTACATTTATGGGGAACATGCTTGCAATCCCTCATGGAACAGAAGAGGCTAAAGGAGAAGTAAAGGAATCTGGAATTTCAATTCTTTTATATAACAATCCAATTGACTGGGATGGCAATGACGTTCGCATTGTCATTGGTATTGCTGGTAAAGGAAATGAGCACTTAGACATTCTTTCTAAAATTGCGATTGCATGTTCTGAAGAAGAAAATGTTGAGAAGCTGTTAGAGTCTAAGTCTTCTGAAGAAGTATTGTCGTTTTTCTCAGAGGTGAATGAATAA